In the genome of Streptomyces aquilus, the window CGTCGACGACCACATAGCCGTACTCGTCCTCGTCACTGCTGTGCGAGACCACTTCCACGGTGTCGGGGAGCAGGCTGACGAGCCTCTTGGTCACATCGGTGACCGGCGCGGAGTGCGTCGGCTCCGGCTCCTGGGAGGGCGGCGCGGGCAGGGCGTCGATCGCCTTCAGCCAGGCCGGCGCGGTCGCCACCTTCTGCAACCCGGCGTTGTCCAGCGGCGGTTGGTCACGGGTGACCGGCGCGTCCTTCTCGGCCGCCGCGTTCCACTCACTCACCGAGACGTGCTGCCCCTTGGCGGTGACGAGATCGGCGTACCACCACTTGGTGGGCACGCGCTTGTCCGGATACTCGTACCCCTGGACGATCTTCAGCACCGAACCGTCGTCGAGCCGGCTGGACTTGCAGTCGTCGTAGGGGATGAACAGCTTGTCCGGGCACGTGGCCAGCTGACGGGCCTCGTCCCCGCCCGGCTGCACCCGGTCCAGGTTCACGGAGACGGCGGCCGCCCCGTCCCCGTCGTCCCACACGAGCGCCGCGTACGTTCCCCTGTCCCCGGTACCGCTGCCGCGCTCCTCGCTGAACTTGCCGTGCCCGAGCTGCTCCTTGAGCGTGCTGAGCAGCTCCTGGCCGGAGACGGCGGGGACTTTCGGCTCGGCGCTCGGCGAGGAGCTCCCACTGGCGGCGACCGAGGACCGGTCCGGGGCCGGACCCCCACCGGGCAGCAGCAGCGCGCCGCCCACCCCGACGAGCGCGAGCGAGGCCGCGCCGCCCACCACCGCGGCCCGGCGCCGCAGCCGCAGCCGGCGGCCACGGGCCAGCCCGGCCGTCGTGAGCGCGGTCAGGTCCGGTTCGAATCCGCCGCCGGCGGCACGCAGTTCGGCGGCGACGCGATCCTCGAAGGGGTCGCTGTGCTGGTCAACGGGCATGGCAAACCACCGTTTCCGCGAGGTCTGAGTGATAGGAGTTCGTGGGGGAGGGGGCGTTCAGAAGCGGGCGTACTCGCCGAGGTCCTCGCCGAGCAGCTCCCGAAGCCTGCCCAGGGCGCGCGTGCACCGCGTGCGCACCGCGGCCGAGCTGGCGTGCATCGCGTCGGCGGTCTCCTCGATCGAGCGGTCCTCCCAGTAGCGCAGGACGACCACCGCCCGGTCCTTGGCGGGCAGCCGGGCCAGCGCCTCCAGCAGCGTCAGCCGCAGCGGTACGTCGCGCTGGTCGGCGACGGCCCGGTCGGGAAAGGTGTCGGTGGCCCGCTCGGTGCTGCTGCGCCGCCGCTGGTGGGCGAGGAAGGCCCGGGTGAGCACGGTCTGCGCGTACCCGGCGGGGTTGCCGACCCGGCTCACCCGGTGCCACGCGATGTAGAGCCGGCCCAGGGTCTCCTGCACGAGATCCTCGGCGAGATGCGTGTCACCGGCGGTGAGCAGGCACGCGGAGCGGTACAGATGCCCCGCACGCGCCGCCGCGAACTCCGCGTACTGGTCCGCAAGGACCTGTCTCATGTGTTCCCCCTGCTCGTGGGTGCCCGGCGTGCACCGTCCTCACTTGTACTGATGCGGTGGGCCCGGGGAAATGTTTCACGGCCCCAGGTAAGTTGCGTCACGGAAGTTGTACGACTGTCGCACGAGGTACTCACCGGGGGACCGATGACCCAGCCGCCGCCCTACGGCCCACCACCCGGAGGCTTCGGCCCACCACCCCCGCAGTACGCCCCGCAACACCCGCCGCAATACCCCCCGCAATACGCGCCCCAGCCGCCGGCCCCCGCAGGCCCGGAGTTCCTCGCCGTGGACCGCCACAACTCCGTGGTCGTCGACATGTCCGGCGTCACCTTCGAAATACGCGACGCGGAGGCCGAGTTCAGCTGGCCCGAGATCCACACGGTCCACTACAAGGCCACCCCGAACGGCAAGGCCCTCGTCGTCGCGGTGGTCCTGCACAACGGCCAGTTCTACGAGTGCCAGGTCGAGGCCAAGCCCAAGGAACGCCTGCGCGAGTGGTTCGCGGCCCTCCAGGCGATCCTCGGCTACTACAAGCCGCTGCGATGACCCGCCCCCGTACGACCCCGCCCCGGCCTCTCGACATCGAGGCCCTGTTCCCCGAACTCGCCGCCCACCGCGGCACCACCACCCGCCTGCACCCCCGCCCCGGCACACCCACCCCGTACGACAGCTCGGTGGGCGGCCCGCTGCTGTGGCCCGCGGACGAACCGTGGCCGACCTGCACACAGGAGCACCGGAGGAACAAGGGCCGCAGGATCGAGGACGTCCACGAGGAACGGCGGATCCACGCGGCCGCGCACGACCGCGCCCTCACCGACGGGGAACGCGAACGGCTCACCGCCCTCCAGCGCCGCCACAAGGTCCCGGACATCGGGGACACCCACCCCGTCCCGCTCCTCGCCCTGGCCCAGCTGTACGCCCGCGACGTGCCGAACCTCCCGGCACCGCCCGGCCGCGACCTCCTCCAGGTGCTGTGGTGCCCCTTCGAGGCACACGGCCTCCCGCACACCCCCGGCGTCCACCTGCGCTGGCGCGACTCCGAGGCCGCGACGGACGCCGTACTCACGAATCCGCCACTGCCGCCGGTCGTCGGCTACGAGGGCCTGGTCCCCGAGCCCTGCGTACTGCACCCGGAGCCGGGGGTCGTGGAGTACGCCTGGCCCGAACTCCTCGATGAGGAGGTCCAGTTGAGGATCGAGGAGTGGGAAGAAGGGCTCTGGGAGAGCGAAGAGGACGGCGGCGAACCCCTCAGCTACGACGCCGACTTCGCGGTGGCCGCCGGCTGGAAGGTGGGCGGTCACGCCTACTGGGGTGTCACCGGACCGCACCCGATGGTCTGCTCCTGCGGGACGCCCATGGAACTCCTGCTGGCGATCCGCCCCTCGGAACACGGCGGCAGCCGCAGCTGGATTCCCCTGGAGGACGAGGTCCTCGCCCCCACCCACGTCAGCGTGGGCCGGGTCGGCAGCCTCAACGTCTTCGTCTGCCCCGCGGACCCGGCGCACGGCCACCGCACGTCCCTGCAAGGCTGACCCGAGCCCGGAAACACGAAAGGCAAGAAGGTGCGGACACCTCTTGCCATATTCAATGTATAGCGCACCGGGGGCCTTGCGGCAAGGCCCCCCTCGTGCCGCAGAATCGTCGGCCTGAAGCCGTCACCTGCGGAAATGGGGGAGTCCCGGATGCGTGTTGTGCTGCTGACCTACGGG includes:
- a CDS encoding SigE family RNA polymerase sigma factor, which translates into the protein MRQVLADQYAEFAAARAGHLYRSACLLTAGDTHLAEDLVQETLGRLYIAWHRVSRVGNPAGYAQTVLTRAFLAHQRRRSSTERATDTFPDRAVADQRDVPLRLTLLEALARLPAKDRAVVVLRYWEDRSIEETADAMHASSAAVRTRCTRALGRLRELLGEDLGEYARF